In Leptospira saintgironsiae, one genomic interval encodes:
- a CDS encoding vWA domain-containing protein produces the protein MVFFRNFKSILIVSLLLGPSFIISDTSPELAVPGQPETAKLFILDASGSMNEYLGIYQKVHLAKKYVRHYVDKLPEETEVGFIAYGNRLPGCQSSRLYQPLEKGNRPGFQNKLFGLTPSGATPLAESIRIAGDYIIRRKSPTDLILVTDGIESCYGNPEKELQVLQQKGINFKMHIFGLGLKPDEKRVMQSLAKTGNGRYYNVGEDSDFFLAMEDLLKQEPIPKRTEIDPEKRRPKIRIAGIEKNQTDSEENFYRVKFIFENSDSDNQCVILNLKRRSSASSKIQNWNPQRAAEPERVERTEQICFHARKGEGEFQISAPAHLPLNLELELWDTKGIPSSVDKSGEKNLTE, from the coding sequence ATGGTCTTTTTCCGAAATTTTAAATCTATTCTTATTGTGTCTTTGCTTCTTGGCCCTTCTTTTATTATTTCAGATACATCACCTGAGCTCGCAGTACCAGGGCAACCAGAAACAGCAAAACTATTCATCCTAGATGCAAGTGGCTCCATGAATGAATATCTTGGAATCTACCAAAAGGTACATCTTGCAAAAAAGTATGTTCGCCATTATGTAGATAAACTTCCCGAAGAAACTGAAGTAGGTTTTATCGCTTACGGAAATCGCCTACCTGGTTGCCAATCTTCCAGACTTTACCAACCTTTAGAAAAAGGAAATCGTCCAGGTTTTCAAAATAAACTTTTCGGTCTCACTCCTTCCGGCGCAACTCCACTTGCAGAGTCCATCCGAATCGCTGGAGATTATATCATCCGCAGAAAATCTCCGACTGACTTAATCCTAGTGACTGATGGAATTGAAAGTTGTTACGGAAATCCAGAAAAAGAATTACAGGTCCTTCAACAAAAAGGAATAAATTTTAAAATGCATATCTTCGGTCTCGGATTGAAACCAGACGAAAAAAGAGTGATGCAATCTTTAGCAAAAACAGGGAACGGAAGATATTATAATGTGGGAGAAGATAGTGATTTCTTTCTTGCAATGGAAGATCTTTTAAAACAAGAACCTATTCCTAAAAGAACCGAAATAGACCCAGAAAAACGTAGGCCTAAGATCAGAATTGCAGGTATTGAAAAAAATCAAACTGATTCAGAAGAGAATTTTTATAGAGTAAAATTTATTTTTGAAAACTCCGATTCTGATAATCAATGTGTGATCTTAAATTTGAAAAGAAGAAGTTCCGCTTCTTCTAAAATACAAAACTGGAATCCACAAAGAGCCGCTGAGCCGGAAAGAGTTGAACGAACAGAACAGATCTGTTTCCATGCAAGAAAGGGAGAAGGAGAATTTCAAATTTCAGCTCCAGCGCATCTTCCTTTAAATTTGGAATTGGAACTTTGGGATACAAAAGGTATCCCAAGTTCCGTAGACAAGAGTGGAGAAAAAAATCTAACAGAATAA